Proteins co-encoded in one Bacillus paramycoides genomic window:
- a CDS encoding general stress protein: protein MKRTLEKRLSYLYTGELFSVITFIFTSYLLNYAYPTLHLYSLYSFWVSFLLLEFILLQGVIYWYLKWKRLKKEKTSVTPIRMIQYLKILKKINIAFTITRFITFTIDVVILYPDLPLGGLSFTLFIYIFALLEYINYYHTQLSYDNISEMKHLLKSKKLKQSCISKDFQRIS from the coding sequence ATGAAACGCACCTTAGAAAAAAGACTTTCCTATCTATACACAGGTGAATTATTTTCAGTCATTACTTTTATTTTCACAAGTTACTTACTTAATTATGCTTATCCTACGTTACATTTATATTCCCTGTATTCTTTTTGGGTCTCATTTCTTCTTTTAGAGTTTATCTTATTACAAGGAGTAATTTACTGGTACTTAAAGTGGAAACGACTAAAAAAAGAGAAAACATCTGTTACGCCCATTAGGATGATTCAATATTTAAAAATACTTAAAAAGATTAATATAGCATTCACTATCACGAGATTTATTACGTTTACTATTGATGTTGTAATTTTGTATCCCGACTTACCTTTAGGCGGGCTATCATTCACCCTATTTATTTATATTTTTGCATTACTTGAGTACATTAACTATTATCATACTCAGCTTTCATACGATAACATCTCTGAGATGAAACATTTACTCAAATCAAAAAAACTAAAGCAGTCCTGTATAAGTAAAGATTTTCAACGTATTTCATAA
- a CDS encoding Lrp/AsnC family transcriptional regulator: MESSVIKVLDDLDVQILDILQKESQVSNAELARRVNLSPAAMHARIKRLDGEGFIDKQVAILNQEKLGFDLLCFIFMSTNIHQSDKLDVLEKELEAMPEVLECHCLTGEYDYLLKVANRDRKELEQFIRKLNKLGITRIQTSLALREIKYSTVLPIRNEEPSID, translated from the coding sequence ATGGAGTCGTCAGTTATTAAAGTGTTGGATGATTTGGACGTACAAATTTTAGATATATTGCAGAAGGAGTCACAAGTAAGTAATGCAGAGCTTGCCCGACGCGTTAATTTATCACCAGCTGCGATGCATGCGAGAATAAAAAGATTAGATGGAGAAGGGTTCATTGATAAACAGGTCGCCATTTTAAATCAAGAAAAGCTGGGTTTTGATTTGTTATGCTTCATTTTTATGAGTACAAATATTCATCAATCAGATAAGCTTGATGTGCTGGAAAAAGAATTAGAAGCGATGCCTGAAGTGTTAGAATGTCACTGTTTAACAGGAGAGTATGATTATTTATTAAAGGTTGCAAATCGTGATCGTAAAGAGCTGGAGCAGTTTATTAGAAAGCTGAATAAGCTTGGTATTACAAGGATACAGACGAGTTTAGCACTTCGTGAAATTAAATATTCGACGGTATTGCCGATACGAAATGAGGAACCAAGCATCGATTAG
- a CDS encoding DMT family transporter has translation MKNRAWLYVILTCIFEIFWVFGFNTADTWWHWIIILGVIAVDFHFLSKACEHLATGTVYAIFAGAGTVGTFLMDVFLFGGSFSVGKLFFIVMVVAGVIGLKLADNKEETVEGAV, from the coding sequence ATGAAGAATAGAGCTTGGTTATATGTCATATTAACATGTATCTTTGAAATTTTTTGGGTGTTTGGTTTTAATACGGCCGATACTTGGTGGCATTGGATTATTATTTTAGGCGTTATCGCTGTTGATTTTCACTTCCTTTCTAAAGCGTGTGAGCATCTTGCAACAGGGACTGTATATGCCATTTTTGCCGGAGCTGGTACGGTAGGTACTTTCTTAATGGATGTATTCCTCTTCGGCGGAAGTTTCAGTGTAGGGAAATTATTCTTTATCGTAATGGTTGTAGCTGGCGTTATCGGTTTAAAGCTAGCTGATAATAAGGAAGAAACTGTGGAAGGAGCTGTTTAA
- a CDS encoding nuclear transport factor 2 family protein — translation MPKSNLEIIRSTYEGSASSNAKYLAEALSEKVEWTEAAGFPYGGTYIGVEAIMKNVFSRLESEWDDYKASVNMYHEVNGKDVIIAEGVYSGVYKETGKSFEAEFVHVWQLENGKIVKFKQYVDSHLVREAMKS, via the coding sequence ATGCCTAAATCAAATTTAGAAATTATCCGAAGTACATATGAAGGATCAGCTTCTTCGAATGCAAAATATTTAGCAGAAGCCCTCTCTGAAAAAGTAGAATGGACAGAGGCAGCAGGATTCCCATACGGGGGAACTTATATAGGTGTAGAAGCAATAATGAAAAATGTATTTAGCCGATTAGAATCAGAATGGGATGATTATAAAGCGAGTGTAAATATGTACCATGAAGTAAACGGAAAAGATGTAATTATTGCTGAAGGTGTTTATTCAGGGGTTTATAAAGAAACGGGAAAATCATTTGAAGCAGAATTTGTTCATGTATGGCAACTTGAGAACGGAAAAATTGTGAAGTTTAAGCAATATGTAGATAGTCATCTTGTTAGAGAAGCGATGAAGAGTTAA
- a CDS encoding winged helix-turn-helix transcriptional regulator has translation MNNIDPVELTKGLPGIPCPIAKTLDVIRTKWTFLIIRDLLIEGTLRFSDLQKSMDGISPKTLSLRLKELESQGIITRKVYPEVPPRVEYTLTDKGKQLEGIFIELKRFGLSL, from the coding sequence ATGAACAATATAGATCCAGTTGAATTAACGAAAGGTTTACCTGGCATACCTTGTCCCATCGCTAAAACCCTTGATGTAATTCGTACAAAATGGACGTTTTTAATCATTCGTGATCTTCTTATCGAAGGAACATTACGCTTTAGTGATTTACAAAAATCAATGGACGGAATTAGTCCGAAAACATTATCACTTCGACTAAAAGAATTAGAATCTCAAGGCATTATAACAAGAAAAGTATATCCAGAAGTTCCGCCTCGTGTAGAGTACACATTAACGGATAAAGGAAAGCAATTAGAGGGGATTTTCATTGAATTAAAACGGTTTGGATTAAGTTTATAA
- a CDS encoding ester cyclase: MWVKNLFRFLSLFVVCIVLVACGVEEKTEVQLLKEMPKPKAMTIDPSLSQKEATEMVHAAQRFYAFWDTGKEELIPQTVTENFFDHTLPKGRPQGTEGLKFAAQNYRKVVPNIHCEIEDLLVVGDKVTARLSFTGTHNDKKINFFAIDILHVKDGKIMEDWHLEDNLTLKQQLGLIAEE; this comes from the coding sequence ATGTGGGTGAAAAATTTGTTTAGATTTCTTAGTTTGTTTGTTGTTTGTATTGTACTTGTAGCATGCGGCGTGGAAGAAAAAACGGAAGTCCAGTTATTAAAAGAAATGCCAAAGCCAAAAGCAATGACAATTGATCCCTCACTAAGTCAAAAGGAAGCGACCGAAATGGTTCATGCAGCGCAGCGTTTTTATGCATTTTGGGATACAGGTAAAGAGGAGCTTATTCCGCAGACTGTTACTGAAAATTTTTTCGATCATACATTGCCGAAAGGGCGACCACAAGGCACGGAAGGATTGAAGTTTGCAGCGCAAAATTATCGTAAAGTTGTTCCTAATATACATTGCGAGATTGAAGATTTATTAGTCGTTGGTGATAAAGTAACAGCTCGTCTTTCTTTTACAGGAACGCACAATGATAAGAAAATCAATTTTTTTGCCATTGATATTTTACATGTGAAAGACGGAAAGATAATGGAAGACTGGCATTTAGAAGATAATCTTACGCTGAAACAACAACTTGGGTTAATAGCTGAAGAGTAA
- a CDS encoding NAD(P)H-dependent oxidoreductase encodes MKNIFIINGHEKYGTKEGRLNRTLVDYMVTVLSEKYHVKTTTFQDGYSIKEEQEKFLWADVVIYQTPIYWFSVPGLFKTYMDEVYEYGLFFKGADEYGTGGLLKEKEYMFSTTWNAPEKAFGDKTKFFEGESLESALSHLHRVQKFLGMSPLKSFACYDVVKHPDIEKYLLNLKDHLDEVIQ; translated from the coding sequence ATGAAAAATATATTTATTATAAATGGACATGAAAAATACGGTACGAAAGAAGGACGATTAAATAGAACGTTAGTTGATTATATGGTAACGGTATTAAGTGAGAAGTATCATGTGAAAACAACAACGTTTCAAGATGGCTATAGTATTAAAGAAGAACAAGAGAAGTTTTTATGGGCTGATGTTGTGATTTATCAAACGCCGATTTACTGGTTTAGTGTACCGGGCTTATTTAAAACGTATATGGATGAAGTATATGAATACGGTTTGTTCTTTAAGGGTGCTGATGAATATGGAACAGGTGGTTTATTAAAAGAGAAAGAGTATATGTTTTCTACAACTTGGAACGCACCTGAGAAAGCATTCGGAGATAAAACGAAGTTCTTTGAAGGGGAAAGTTTAGAGTCAGCGCTTAGCCACTTACATCGCGTACAAAAATTTCTTGGCATGAGTCCGTTAAAGAGTTTTGCTTGTTATGATGTGGTGAAGCATCCGGATATTGAGAAGTATTTATTGAACTTGAAAGATCACTTAGATGAAGTAATTCAATAA
- a CDS encoding TetR family transcriptional regulator, which yields MMNKKEKIVYAAIEVFQEKGVEKTKISDIVKLAGIAQGTFYLYFPSKLSVMPAIAEVMVEKMILAVKEKVQNDAPFSSKVTQVIDAVFNFIAEYREIQALMYAGLASTEHIKEWEAVYEPLYMWLSEFLSGAKEAGEIRDSVHAERTAKLFIALVESAAEQVYLYDHKDDEQVELQKAEVLDFLTHALHIKK from the coding sequence ATGATGAATAAAAAAGAGAAAATTGTCTATGCAGCTATTGAAGTGTTTCAGGAAAAGGGCGTTGAAAAAACGAAGATTTCTGATATCGTGAAATTGGCTGGCATTGCACAAGGAACTTTCTATTTATATTTTCCTTCTAAGTTATCTGTTATGCCTGCAATAGCAGAAGTGATGGTTGAGAAGATGATCCTTGCAGTGAAAGAAAAAGTGCAAAACGATGCGCCTTTTTCAAGTAAAGTTACGCAAGTAATAGATGCGGTGTTTAATTTCATAGCTGAATATCGTGAAATACAAGCTTTAATGTATGCAGGTCTTGCATCTACGGAACATATAAAAGAATGGGAAGCTGTGTATGAGCCTCTTTATATGTGGCTAAGTGAATTTTTAAGTGGGGCGAAAGAAGCCGGTGAAATTCGTGATTCAGTTCACGCAGAGCGAACAGCGAAGTTATTTATCGCTCTAGTTGAATCAGCAGCGGAACAAGTTTATTTATATGATCATAAAGATGATGAGCAAGTCGAGCTACAAAAGGCAGAAGTACTAGATTTTTTAACACATGCACTACATATAAAGAAGTAG
- a CDS encoding MFS transporter, which yields MKKPIKEQKMVLVILLSNIFIAFLGIGLIIPVMPSFMNDMHLTGKTMGYLVAVFAMAQLISSPITGRWVDLYGRKKMIIIGLFIFGVSELLFGLGKDVWMLYVARVLGGISAAFIMPGVTAYVADITSMQERPKAMGYLSAAISTGFIIGPGIGGFIAEYGIRVPFFVAAAIAFIACVISIFILKEPLTKEELAEISANTKESSFIGDLKKSLHPMYAIAFIIVFVLAFGLSAYETVFSLFSDHKFGFTPKDIAAIITISSIFGVVVQVFMFGKLVDIFGEKVLIQICLIVGAVLAFVSTVVFNYWIVLLVTCFIFLAFDLLRPALTTFLSKAAGKEQGFVAGMNSTYTSLGNIAGPAMGGILFDMNIHYPYAFSGVVLIVGLGITFMWREKQLAESFAK from the coding sequence GTGAAGAAACCGATAAAAGAACAAAAGATGGTACTGGTCATTCTTTTGAGTAATATATTTATCGCTTTTTTAGGGATTGGATTAATTATTCCGGTTATGCCATCCTTTATGAATGATATGCATTTAACAGGGAAGACGATGGGGTATCTCGTTGCAGTGTTTGCAATGGCTCAGCTCATTTCGTCACCTATTACAGGCCGGTGGGTTGATCTTTACGGTAGGAAGAAAATGATCATCATTGGCTTATTTATTTTTGGTGTTTCAGAACTTCTTTTTGGATTAGGAAAAGATGTGTGGATGCTTTATGTAGCACGAGTGTTAGGCGGAATTAGTGCTGCGTTTATTATGCCTGGTGTTACGGCATATGTTGCTGATATTACCTCTATGCAAGAACGTCCAAAGGCAATGGGATATTTATCTGCGGCAATTAGTACTGGATTTATTATAGGGCCTGGAATTGGCGGATTTATTGCAGAATACGGTATACGTGTGCCGTTCTTTGTAGCTGCAGCAATTGCCTTTATAGCATGTGTCATTTCGATCTTTATTTTAAAAGAGCCGTTAACGAAAGAAGAGCTTGCAGAGATTTCTGCTAACACGAAAGAATCGAGTTTTATTGGTGATTTAAAGAAATCATTACATCCAATGTATGCAATTGCATTTATTATCGTATTTGTACTCGCATTCGGATTATCAGCGTATGAAACCGTGTTTAGTCTGTTCTCTGATCATAAATTTGGATTCACACCGAAAGATATTGCGGCAATTATTACAATTAGTTCAATCTTTGGGGTAGTTGTGCAAGTATTTATGTTTGGTAAATTGGTTGATATATTCGGTGAAAAAGTGTTAATTCAAATATGTTTAATTGTAGGTGCAGTGTTAGCATTTGTTTCAACTGTAGTCTTTAATTATTGGATTGTCCTTCTCGTTACGTGCTTCATTTTCCTAGCATTTGATTTACTTCGTCCTGCTTTAACGACGTTTTTATCAAAAGCAGCTGGAAAAGAGCAAGGATTCGTTGCTGGTATGAACTCGACTTATACGAGTTTAGGAAATATCGCAGGACCAGCGATGGGTGGAATATTATTTGATATGAATATTCATTATCCATATGCATTTTCAGGAGTTGTTTTAATAGTTGGTCTCGGCATTACATTTATGTGGAGAGAGAAACAGCTAGCTGAAAGTTTTGCGAAGTAA
- a CDS encoding DMT family transporter, with product MGWFFVFCAAISEIVGVIGLKMYSKDKTLANGALYIGGFATSFAFLYTSFLFLQVSVAYAVWIGIGTAGAVLLNMFLFGESKSKARIISVALIVCGVTGLKALS from the coding sequence ATGGGTTGGTTTTTCGTATTTTGTGCTGCAATTAGTGAAATAGTCGGTGTGATCGGTCTAAAAATGTATAGTAAAGATAAAACGTTAGCAAATGGAGCACTTTATATAGGCGGGTTTGCTACATCCTTCGCATTCTTGTATACATCTTTCTTATTCTTACAAGTCAGTGTCGCGTATGCGGTTTGGATTGGTATTGGAACAGCAGGTGCCGTTTTATTAAACATGTTCCTGTTTGGTGAGTCGAAAAGTAAAGCACGTATCATTAGTGTGGCTCTTATTGTATGCGGCGTGACAGGATTAAAGGCTCTTTCGTAA
- a CDS encoding DoxX family protein, translated as MNQYIGNLIIRIVLGVTFFAHGLAKFQSGIDNVAGWFTSIGLPGGLAYGVATVELVGGILLIIGLGVRYVGLLFALILAGAIVKVNGAAGLLGDGKNPGYELDLALLAMGAYLFVVKAEGYVDRFLKEKVMKTK; from the coding sequence ATGAACCAATATATTGGGAATTTAATTATTCGTATCGTGTTAGGAGTGACATTCTTTGCGCACGGTTTAGCGAAGTTTCAATCAGGTATCGATAACGTAGCAGGATGGTTTACAAGCATCGGTTTACCAGGTGGTCTTGCATACGGCGTAGCAACAGTTGAATTAGTTGGTGGTATATTATTAATTATCGGTTTAGGCGTAAGATATGTAGGATTGTTATTCGCTCTTATTTTAGCTGGAGCTATCGTAAAGGTAAATGGAGCAGCAGGTTTATTAGGAGATGGAAAGAATCCAGGATATGAATTAGATCTTGCATTATTAGCAATGGGTGCGTATTTATTCGTTGTAAAAGCAGAAGGGTATGTAGATCGTTTCTTAAAAGAGAAAGTAATGAAAACGAAGTAA
- a CDS encoding PRK06770 family protein codes for MLFKWGVGICITIIVIFSSIVGGKKLLAYVEKENNNIQTQQAANEKEKKVAEESPQVSEGEIISTMHKMVHQKVKSSEKWGFVEMTNKEISNVKRDIENSTGFQYKMKLFSIINRWEKGDFSQTVEEHNFLWSLQGGDTGKATERLSPEEEKQYIKEMKNK; via the coding sequence ATGCTTTTTAAATGGGGCGTAGGTATATGCATTACAATTATAGTAATTTTCTCGTCTATAGTTGGCGGAAAGAAATTGCTTGCATATGTGGAAAAAGAAAATAATAATATTCAAACCCAGCAAGCGGCAAACGAAAAAGAGAAGAAAGTTGCAGAAGAATCTCCACAAGTTAGTGAAGGTGAAATTATTTCTACTATGCACAAAATGGTACACCAAAAGGTAAAATCCTCTGAAAAATGGGGATTTGTAGAAATGACAAACAAGGAAATTTCTAATGTGAAAAGAGATATTGAAAATAGTACAGGTTTTCAATATAAAATGAAGTTATTTTCTATTATAAATAGATGGGAAAAAGGAGATTTTTCTCAAACTGTTGAGGAGCACAACTTTTTATGGAGCCTTCAAGGTGGAGATACTGGTAAGGCAACAGAACGTTTATCACCAGAAGAGGAAAAGCAGTATATAAAAGAAATGAAGAATAAATAA
- a CDS encoding N-acetyltransferase — translation MKIFNAVTSDVKEIYSLIEAYAKEGVVLPRSLLSLYQYLQCLYVMKEGEEIVGVAGLHVLGEDLAEVRSLVVSHTYAGKGIGRMLVNHVINEAAKIKVSRVISLTYETEFFQKCGFDFVNREALPEKVWIDCRHCPKVDYCDEVAMIRYVG, via the coding sequence ATGAAAATCTTTAATGCAGTTACGAGTGATGTGAAAGAAATTTATAGTCTCATTGAAGCTTATGCAAAAGAGGGAGTGGTTTTACCACGTTCTCTTTTATCTCTCTATCAATATTTACAATGTTTATATGTTATGAAAGAAGGGGAAGAAATCGTTGGAGTTGCTGGTTTACATGTGTTAGGGGAGGATCTTGCAGAAGTTCGGTCATTAGTCGTGTCGCATACATATGCAGGAAAAGGAATTGGGCGTATGCTAGTGAACCATGTAATAAATGAGGCAGCGAAAATAAAAGTGAGCAGAGTCATTTCTTTAACATATGAAACGGAATTTTTTCAAAAGTGCGGGTTTGATTTTGTGAATAGAGAGGCGTTACCAGAGAAGGTATGGATTGATTGTAGACATTGTCCAAAGGTAGATTATTGTGATGAAGTAGCGATGATTCGGTATGTTGGGTGA
- a CDS encoding DMT family transporter, with amino-acid sequence MPYFYVFLLLLTSLLWGGNFVVGKSLVDHASPMTLTSLRWMIAIVCLLPMVWFKEKKIIPPRAAILPLILMGISGVTLFNIFQFLALEKTSATNVGLISTLNAISIALFSVLFLKEKINSLQILSMILSFFGVILVLLKGDFALLFSLHFNSGDLWMITAVCIWGVYSVCSKWATKTTTPLMATLYSGIFGVILLLPFNIGSFTVTNINTFFITSLLYTGLISTVLCMVFWNIGVQKLGATTSGIFLNFNPIFTAILAFLFLGEELSWIQIVGTIIVVTGCYLFSHFKTVAVQPTRAFMRKHS; translated from the coding sequence ATGCCTTATTTTTATGTCTTTTTACTATTACTAACGAGCTTATTATGGGGAGGAAATTTCGTCGTTGGAAAATCACTCGTTGATCACGCGTCTCCGATGACACTTACAAGTTTAAGATGGATGATTGCGATTGTTTGTTTATTACCAATGGTTTGGTTTAAAGAGAAGAAAATCATTCCACCTCGTGCTGCAATACTTCCGTTAATACTCATGGGGATTTCAGGGGTCACTCTTTTTAACATCTTTCAATTTTTAGCACTAGAAAAAACATCCGCAACGAATGTAGGGCTTATTTCTACATTAAATGCGATTTCAATAGCACTATTTTCAGTATTATTTCTAAAAGAAAAAATAAATTCTCTTCAAATTCTATCCATGATTCTTTCCTTCTTTGGAGTTATTCTTGTCCTATTAAAAGGTGACTTTGCACTTTTATTTTCACTACATTTTAATAGTGGAGATTTATGGATGATTACGGCAGTTTGTATTTGGGGAGTCTATTCTGTTTGTAGTAAATGGGCAACAAAAACAACGACACCACTTATGGCAACATTATACTCTGGTATTTTCGGCGTTATTTTATTACTGCCATTTAACATTGGAAGCTTCACTGTTACAAATATAAATACTTTTTTCATCACATCCCTTTTATATACAGGGCTTATTTCTACCGTTCTTTGTATGGTGTTTTGGAATATTGGCGTACAAAAATTAGGAGCTACGACATCCGGTATTTTTCTAAACTTCAATCCGATTTTCACAGCCATTTTAGCATTCCTTTTCCTCGGTGAAGAACTATCATGGATACAAATTGTAGGGACAATAATCGTTGTAACAGGATGTTATTTATTTTCTCATTTCAAAACGGTTGCTGTTCAGCCAACTAGAGCTTTCATGCGAAAACATTCTTAA